One Primulina huaijiensis isolate GDHJ02 chromosome 5, ASM1229523v2, whole genome shotgun sequence DNA segment encodes these proteins:
- the LOC140976105 gene encoding uncharacterized protein — protein MLAHDPADKLSKNRCISYGDLVIVYERHDSMKAVKVLENGVLQNRFGMFKHSDWIGKHFGSKVLSNKGGFVHLLSPTPELWTLVLSHRTQILYIADISFVVMYLEIVPGCVVLESGTGSGSLTTSLARAVAPNGRVYTFDFHEQRAASAREDFESNGLSSLVSVGVRDIQGEGFPDEYSGQADSIFLDLPQPWLAIPSAAKMLKQDGVLCSFSPCIEQVQRSCETLRVDFTDIRTFEVLLHTYEVREASSRSWEDDEEGLSAMNSCKKRQRGANGVENSSPRSIVAKRSGETRGHTGYLTFARLKCTM, from the exons ATGTTGGCACACGATCCCGCTGATAAGTTATCCAAGAACCGTTGCATAAGCTATGGAGATTTGGTTATAGTATACGAGAGACACGATAGCATGAAGGCCGTAAAGGTTTTGGAAAACGGCGTTTTGCAGAACCGATTTGGTATGTTTAAGCATTCAGATTGGATTGGAAAACACTTTGGATCTAAGGTGCTAAGCAACAAGGGTGGATTTGTGCACTTGTTATCTCCAACTCCAGAGTTATGGACCCTAGTTTTAAGCCATAGAACTCAGATTTTGTACATTGCTGATATCAGTTTCGTGGTGATGTACTTGGAGATTGTTCCGGGTTGTGTGGTGCTTGAGTCGGGAACTGGAAGTGGATCATTGACCACGTCACTGGCTCGTGCAGTTGCGCCGAATGGACGtgtttatacatttgattttcATGAACAGAGAGCAGCCTCAGCTAG GGAGGATTTTGAAAGTAATGGGTTGAGTAGTCTGGTAAGCGTAGGTGTGAGAGATATACAGGGTGAGGGTTTCCCTGATGAATATTCTGGGCAAGCAGACTCCATTTTTCTCGACCTGCCTCAACCATGGTTGGCCATACCTTCAGCTGCAAAAATGCTGAAGCAAGATGGGGTTTTGTGCTCCTTCTCTCCTTGCATTGAACAAGTACAAAGATCCTGTGAGACTCTCAGAGTGGACTTCACTG ATATAAGAACATTTGAAGTGCTTCTCCACACGTATGAAGTTCGAGAAGCTTCCTCGAGGAGCTGGGAGGATGATGAAGAAGGTTTATCAGCAATGAATAGTTGCAAGAAGAGGCAGCGCGGAGCGAATGGGGTGGAGAATTCTTCGCCTCGCTCTATCGTGGCAAAACGAAGTGGTGAGACAAGAGGTCATACGGGTTATTTGACATTTGCCAGACTCAAGTGCACGATGTGA